TTCAAATGGTCAAAGATCGCGGTATGCTGGCTTCTCCTGCGGATGTGGCAACGAAGCTAATTAAGTTGCTGCTTGGAGATCACTTTATACAAGGAACTGTTGTTGAAATTTAACTGTTGGTGAATTGCAAACGTTTACGCTATAATATAACCCAGATAGAGACCAATAGTTTGAATTACTCGGAGGTTCTGGGATATAATGGCGGGCAAACCTAAACGATCTACCTTCCGAAACCGCTTGGAAGAGATGGTCACCTCACTTCGTACAGATATCGTAACGGGGAATCTCAAGCCTGGCGAGTATCTGGCATCTGAATTAATGCTGGCTGAGCAGTTTCAACTTAGCAAGAATTCCATTCGCAAAGGGTTGGACACCTTGCTGGATCAGAAGATGATCGAGAAGGTGCCGCGTATCGGCACGCGTGTCGTTGGACCTGGTTTAAGCGAAAGGGTTACTTTGAAATTCGGATATTACCCCAGCTTAACGCTGGAAGCCAACTTATTGCAGTTGGTCGAGATGTTCAAACACCGGCACCCTCACGTGGATGTGCAGATGATTCCGCTGTCACAATCGTATTTTAGCCAGAATGTCAAAGAGGCGCTGCAGAGGGACGGAATCGATCTGATCACGATGAATACGTACAATTATGAATCTATTCGCGGAGAAGGGGCTGTCGGGGATATTCTGGAAACGATGGAACGCCGAGATAGCACATACCCATTTCTGCAGGAGCCATTCGCTGAAGACAATCATTTGTATGTGCAGCCTATGATTTTTTCGCCGATCGTGCTCTGTTACAACAAAGATCATTTCCAAGAAGCGAATTGGCCTGAGCCGGACAGCAGTTGGAAGTGGTCGGACGTGCAAAAAGCGGCTGCAGCCATCAGACAGAAGCAGGATCGGATTGGCATCCTGTTTCATTTGCAGTCGATTAATCGCTGGCCGCTGTTCTTGCTGCAGAACCGCGTCGTTTTTGAAAGAGATGCGCAAGGGAAGCTGATGCTGGATAATGAGAATTTCAAAGAAGCGATGCAGATCAGCTACCAATTATTTGAAGACATGAATCCGGAAACGGTCTATATGTCAGAAAACGATTCGGATGCGGAACGATTTTTCTTGCAGCAGAAGGCTTCGATGATCGTAACCAGCTATTACAGTTTGAACCATTTGCGCAATGCCGAATTCGCCTATGATATCGCTCCGTTGCCTTACTCCAAAGAGGCGAAGACTCAGTTATTAATTATTGGATTGGCAATTCATAAGTTGAGCAAAAACAAAGATGCAGCCAAAACTTTGGTGGATTTCCTTGCTTCGTCAGAAGCACAAATGCATCTTCGCAAGACGACGCTCAGCATTCCAAGCTTCAAAACCGTTGCCGAGTCTACTGGAAAAGAAACATTGTCCAGACCGTCCCGTTACATGATGTACCGGGACATTATTCCAACGTTCAGCTTCTATTCAGACATGAATGTGACATTTAAAGAATTGGAAGCGATGCGCCATATGTTCAAGCTGTACTGGGCAAGACTTGATGATTTCGAAAGTGTTTGCCGCCAGTTGAAGGATTCGATGTACGTCTAACTAGGATCGCAAGGCAATTGAAGGACCTAGCCCGCTGGCCAGGTCCTTATTTGCGACCAGTTACGGAGATTTAGGCAGCGTATAAAGCTCTGGCCCGCCTGTTGTATAGTAAATATCTCCGTTTGCGCCTAATATCATCAATTGAACGTTTCTATTCACAACCTTGGTATTTCGGGATAAATCATTGGGATCGAAAACCGTGAGGTAGCGACCTACCGTTGTGTAGAGCAAGCCGTCACTTCCAAAGTACAAATAGAATCCTCGCCATGCATTGCCAGGTGAACTGTTGTCATAGATGAAATAGGACTTCATAACGGAGAAATCAGATGGATTTAATTGGAAAATGACGAAAGTCGTTCCACCCGCTGCTTTGGTTCCATAGGCGGCGCCCCAAAGATTGTTGTTGGCGTCAAAAGTGAAATGGCCGATCAACGTGGGTGTGAAATTCGGAATGTTCAAATCGCTTGTTGGAATACTGTTGATATTCCCGCCAACGATATCCCATTTGAACAGTTTGGCAGCCGTGGCTGTGGGATTGATCCCTAAACCGCCTTCAATGGACGAACCGCCGTAGAGGATACCGTTCTTGTAGGCGAGAGACGTGATGCTCTGATTCGCTACCACGTTTCGTTTGGTCGTCCAAGTTGCAGTGGATTCATTGTAGACGGTTAATGAACCTCCTAATTTGCCATAGGAAGGGACGGTTCCAATGAACAGCTTGTTGTCGCCTGATGCAAACGCATAAGGTCGATCTTGCTCCTCCGTCGTAGGAACCGTATACACAAGCCCTGGATTGTCCGAAGGCGTTTCCCCGTAATGATAAGCAACTGATGGGTTATAGCGATAAATTTTTGCGCCGCCGTATACACCCAAATAGGTTTTCCCGTTCAGGAACCCCATCTCTTCAATTTGATGCGGGGAATTTGGATTGGAATAGGCGTTAATACTGTTAGGTGTCGATTCATTAAACATGCTCATCGAATCAATGAAGCCTCCGATAAATATGTTGCTGCTCCCCTGTTCTCTGGCCAAGCTTTGAATATTAATCCCATTCTTCGGAATATTCAAAGAGACTGTTGAGAGTGAAGCTGTTGCCGGATCAAAGAGAAGATAAGAAGTATCGGCGAAAAGCATGGCGAGTTTATTGACGCCGCCGATAGAAATCCACTCGACCGCTCTCATTTCCTCAAGGGGCAGATGGATCGGAGCACCTCCTGTTGTCAAAACTTGTGATCTGTCTTTGGTAGAGGCATTGTAAACCCACAGGGTACTGGTTGTCACATTGCGATAATAGAGGAGATCAGCATTATATGGCGATGGGGGAGAAATCTTGCTGTCTGTATACCCGATTTGTGTGTACTCGGTGTGTGGAGAACTCTCAGCCATAACCACAATGGTTGTGCCGGTTAAGACATACAATTTGCCATTATAGACCCAGATATTATGGACAAAACCCTCAGTTCCTTGAAAGGAGACAGGAAGGGGGATCTGCGTTTTGACCTGTGTTGTCCTGTTCATCTTGATTAAATAGCGATTTGCACCTATGCCGGCATAAACGTAATCATTAGTAACGGCAGCCCCACGCACGTAGTCTTGACCAGGTTTCATGACGAATCCATCTGTCACAAGACTGGAACTAAATGTATTGGTGCTGGTATTAAATTCGAATATTCTTCCATCATTCGGATCAGAGTAGGTGGAACCAATTAATTTGCCATTGGCATCCGCATCCAGGTCCCAGGTGAACTTGCTATTGGGAGCCGGGTTGGTGCCGATCCATTCAATTTTATGGTTCACAGGATCGTATCGCCATAGTTTACCGTCATTCGTGCTGCTGAAATACACCTGATTATTCGAAGCTACTGCCACAGCCCACGTATTCGTTGTGCCATACACAACTTCCGAATAATTAATCGCGCCAGTGGTCGCATTCACGGCATAGAACGTTCCCGGATTCCCGTTGG
Above is a genomic segment from Paenibacillus sp. HWE-109 containing:
- a CDS encoding extracellular solute-binding protein encodes the protein MAGKPKRSTFRNRLEEMVTSLRTDIVTGNLKPGEYLASELMLAEQFQLSKNSIRKGLDTLLDQKMIEKVPRIGTRVVGPGLSERVTLKFGYYPSLTLEANLLQLVEMFKHRHPHVDVQMIPLSQSYFSQNVKEALQRDGIDLITMNTYNYESIRGEGAVGDILETMERRDSTYPFLQEPFAEDNHLYVQPMIFSPIVLCYNKDHFQEANWPEPDSSWKWSDVQKAAAAIRQKQDRIGILFHLQSINRWPLFLLQNRVVFERDAQGKLMLDNENFKEAMQISYQLFEDMNPETVYMSENDSDAERFFLQQKASMIVTSYYSLNHLRNAEFAYDIAPLPYSKEAKTQLLIIGLAIHKLSKNKDAAKTLVDFLASSEAQMHLRKTTLSIPSFKTVAESTGKETLSRPSRYMMYRDIIPTFSFYSDMNVTFKELEAMRHMFKLYWARLDDFESVCRQLKDSMYV